GAATTTATCATCCATCCCGTTGCTGACTCCTGCGGAACTCACCGCGACAGCCGAGCGGACTTCCACATCGCTGCCTGTGCGAAAACTGCTGGGTTTGGGAGCGGCGGCCACATCTGCCGGGCGATCCGTCGGCGCTTCCGCGCGAAAAAGGGAGGGCTTGACCTCGGCCACCGCGGCGTTGATCGCGAGAGTCGCCAGACCGGCGAAAAGAGTTTTGGATCGAATCAGGTGTTTCATACGTTTTGGGAAGGTCGGGAAATGCGGGGGAATCAGCCAGTTGCTTTGGCAGGTGCTTATAGAAGCACTTTTCCATAAACACGATATCGGCCCATCTGGCTAGGGAAAAATGCGGGTTAGGCCACTTTCAGAAACGATCACCGGCCACCGCCCTTCGTCCCGGCAGTTCATTTGCGAAAAGAGCGATGTCTGCTAAACCTCCAAGCGATGATTACTTTTATCGAGGGACGCCTCGCCGAGGCTTTGCCAACGCAGGTGACGGTCAACGTCGGCGGCGTCGGTTATCTGGCGTTGATCCCGTTTTCGACCTTCGATAAACTCCCCGCCATTGGCAGCGCGGTCCATCTCCTCACGCAACTCATCGTTCGCGAGGACGCCCATCTTCTCTACGGCTTTTATTCCTCCGCCGAGCGCGATCTTTTCCGACTCCTCATCGCCCATGTTTCCGGGGTCGGGCCCAAGATCGCCCTGGCCGTGCTCAGCGGCATGAGCATCGCGGATTTTCAAAACGCCGTCGTCCGCTCCGACATCGACTCCATTTCCCGCATCAAAGGCATTGGGAAAAAAACTGCCGAGCGCATCGTGCTCGAACTCAAGGACAAGGTCGGAGTCGCCGCCACCTGGGAAGCATCCAGCGGGGCCAACGCCTCCCTCGACCAGCGCGCCAATGACGCCATTCTCGCCCTCATTTCTCTGGGTTATAAACAGGCCGAGGCCCAGAAGGCGGTTCAAGCTGCGAGCAAGCAAATCGGCGTCGACGCTGCGTCCGAGGATCTTCTGCGACTCGCCTTGAAATTGCTCGCCTGAGCCGCTGATAACACTGCAACTCCCATGGCCACGCTTGCGCAAATCCACGACGCCCTCCCGGCGGAAGGGCTGTTTGCGGGCAAGGAATGGCTCGTCTCGCCTGAGCCGTTTCCGCTCACCGACCACGATCACGAGGAACTCGACAAGCTAGGCTACCGGCTGACGCTTTTTAACAAGGCCGCGAACCTTCTCTACCAGCAAAGCGTGAAGGCCAAGCAACCCGCCTGGATCGCCGATTACCTCGACCGCGGCAAACCAACTGAGCTGATCGAACTTGCCCGCGGCCTGCGCAGCCAGTTGCCTGCGGTCATTCGCCCGGACATCATTCTCACGGAAACGGGCTGGACCATCGCCGAGCTCGACACCGTGCCCGGCGGCATCGGGCTCACCGGCTGGCTGAATCAAACCTACGCCAGCGCCGGTCACAACGTTCTCGGCGGCGCGAATGACATGATCGAGGGTTTTCGTTCCATTCTGCCGGACGGCGGCGAGATTCTCGTCTCCGAGGAATCCGCCACTTACCGGCCCGAAATGCAATGGCTGGCGAATCAGCTCAATGCCGCAGATACGAATGCAACTCCGCTCTGGACCGTTGGGTCGGCGGAAAATCCGACACCGGCCAGCGCGTATTACCGTTTCTTTGAGCTCTTCGATTTGCCGAATCTCCCCCATATCGATCTGACTCGAATGGCCATGACGCCTCCGCCGAAGCCGTTCATGGAGGAAAAATTGTGGTTCGCCCTCTTCTGGATGCGGCCCTTGCGCGAATTTTGGCGTCGCGAACTTTCGGAGCGTCATTTTCTGAAGCTCCAGCAAGTCATCCCTTACACTTGGATCATGGACCCGGAGCCGCTGCCGCATTTCGCGACTTTGCCCGGACTCGACATCCAGAATTGGGGCGAACTGAAAACGCTCAGCCAGAAACAGCGCGAATTTGTCTGCAAGATCAGCGGTTTCTCCGATCTCGCCTGGGGCAGCCGGGGCGTTTACGTGGCGCAGGATTTGCCGCAAAAAGAGTGGGCCGCCGTCGTGGACGAGGCGATCGAGTCGTTTCCGCATCATCCCTACATTCTCCAGCGCTTCCACAAGGGCCGGCAGGTGGCGCACCCGTATTTCGACCGCGACACGGGTGAGGAAAAAATCATGCACGGGCGCGTCCGGCTCTGCCCGTATTATTTTGTGAGCCACGACAAAGCCCAGCTCAGCGGCGCGCTCGCGACGATCGTTCCGGCGGATAAAAAAATCCTCCATGGCATGACGGACGCGATCCTTTGCCCGGCGGCCGTGACTTCGATCTGACTTTCCCGCTTGCCGCCCACCGCAACCCTCTTCACATTTCCCTGAACATGCCTGACGAAATTTCCAAAAACGACATCCGCGCCATGCTCGTGAAGAGCCTTATGCTGAAAATGCCGCCCGAGGATATTAGCGACGACACGCCGCTTTTCAGCATCGACGGACTCGGACTGGACTCGATCGACGCGCTGGAACTCGTAGTCAGCATGGAGAAAAGTTTCGGCGTCGGCGTGGCCAACAGCGGCATCGCCCAAGTGGCCTTGCGCGATGTGAATTCGCTCCACGAATACATCAACGCCGAGCGCGCGAAGAAGGCTGAATAAGCCGCGTTCCTAACAAGAATCTAACCTGGCCCAATTCGGGCCTGTTAACATCCATTTTGCGGATTGCTCAATCGCAAAAAGGCAACCACCGCGTCGCGATGCTGCGATTCATTAATGCAACGCCCCCTCAACGGGGCACCACATTAAACGCAACCCAAAAAACACCCTATGAAGTCATCATTCGTCAAAATCGCCTGCGCCACCGCTCTCCTCGGCAGCGCCGCATTCGCGCAAGTTTCCACCTCGGAAACTAACTCCACCACCACCAGTTCTGCTGGCGGAACGGTGAGTCAATCCACCACCACCACGACCGAAGGCTCCGGCACGATCACCTCGTTTGAGCCCGGCACCTCCATCGTTCTGAAAGAAAGCTCCGGCCCTCGCACCTATCGTTACGGCAAGACTGTGACCTACGTGACCAAGAGCGGCAAAGCCATTTCGGATGACGAAGTGAAAACCCGCATCCGCGTGGGCATTCCAGTCCATGTTAGCTACGCCCAGGAAGGCGACTCCTACGTCGTCAACCGCGTCGTCGTGGACGAGTAAAACCAATCATTTCTAACATTATGAAAAGACTCTTACTCGCCCTGCTTTCCGTGTCCGTGATCGCGCTCGCCAGCGGTTGCTCCACCAGTGCCACTGTCGGTAATCACGACCAGCACGGTGCCGGCATGTCGGCCAAAACCGAGGGCAGCAAAAAAGGCGTTCACGCAGCGGTTTACTAATAGCAGTCTAACTCCCATGAAAAGCCGCCGGTTCACCCCAGCGGCTTTTTTATTGCCCGCAGGTTAGACAGCGTCTTCCCCCGACAAGGAAGACGGCTGCATCAAGGTCGTGCTGAAGCCCTAAACTGCAGAACGATCAAAGCTTATTTCCGCAGGAGAAATAGCCCCGCAATCGCCAGGGCCACGCCGAGCAGACGTTGCCAGGAGGCGGGTTCGTGAAAGAACACCACCCCGGCAATCGCCATGATCGCGGCCCCGCCCGCCAGAATCACTGGCACGGCGGAAAGCGGCCCACCTTTTTGGAAAAGAAGAAAGAACGCCACCGTGCCCGCACCCACGCAGAGTCCCGTGAGACTCGAATAGAAAAACCCCTCGCTGCTCCATTTCTGCTGCCAATGTTTTGTGAAATAGAGATACGCGAGATAGAGCAAAATCGTTAGCGCCGCCACCGTCTCCACCACCAAACCGCCGAGCCCGTCGCCGATTCGCGCCGAAGCCAGCCGGGTAAAAATCTGATGCGCGCCA
This is a stretch of genomic DNA from Chthoniobacterales bacterium. It encodes these proteins:
- the ruvA gene encoding Holliday junction branch migration protein RuvA; translated protein: MITFIEGRLAEALPTQVTVNVGGVGYLALIPFSTFDKLPAIGSAVHLLTQLIVREDAHLLYGFYSSAERDLFRLLIAHVSGVGPKIALAVLSGMSIADFQNAVVRSDIDSISRIKGIGKKTAERIVLELKDKVGVAATWEASSGANASLDQRANDAILALISLGYKQAEAQKAVQAASKQIGVDAASEDLLRLALKLLA
- a CDS encoding phosphopantetheine-binding protein, yielding MPDEISKNDIRAMLVKSLMLKMPPEDISDDTPLFSIDGLGLDSIDALELVVSMEKSFGVGVANSGIAQVALRDVNSLHEYINAERAKKAE
- a CDS encoding EamA family transporter; translated protein: MAPWFWYAVVAAVLYGAHQIFTRLASARIGDGLGGLVVETVAALTILLYLAYLYFTKHWQQKWSSEGFFYSSLTGLCVGAGTVAFFLLFQKGGPLSAVPVILAGGAAIMAIAGVVFFHEPASWQRLLGVALAIAGLFLLRK